TCGGCTTGTGCTTTCCGCGCAGCAGTGTTGCGGTCTGGCTGGCAAGACGACCCAGGACAACGTCTGTGGCGTCAATGACGTGCCACTGGCGGTTGATGTCGCCGGGCTTCGGGGTGTACGTACGCACGGTTTTTGCCTTTTCTTGTTCTGGTGGCGCCAAACACAACGGACTTTCGCAGTGCGATGAGTTAACGCGTTTCTCTATGCGCTACCGGAGATCCAGGTGAGGACTGAACATAACCAGTGGTCCCGGTGTTTCCCGGCCGGCCTGTAGGGCTTGATGAGGCTCTGCAACGGAGCCACCCTAGGCGCGGACGTATCGGGATAGGACACGCACAACGACTATCAACAATAACTCGGCGGAGCACCCGTGGTCAAAACGACGCGCGAGCTGACCCCTACAGTTTCAGAAGGGCCCGCGCCGCAGCCCCGGTACTTGCCGCATAGCGGCCCCCGAACAGGATTGCGTGAACCATCAGCGGGTAGAGCTGGTGCAGCGGTATCCGATCCCGCCAACCGGCCTGTAGCCCATGTACCTGCTCATAACCCTCCACAATGCGGTCTAAGAATGGGCAGCCGAAGAGCGCCAGAAATGCCAAGTCCGTCTCTCGATGACCACCGTGCGCAGCGGAATCAATCAGCGTAGCGCCACCACTGGTCCACATGAGATTCCCGTTCCAGAGGTCGCCGTGTATCCGGGCCGGTGAGTCGCCGTCGTCGAAATCGCCATTGAGAAGACGATTGTTGACAGCCTCGATAAGACGGCGCGTTTGTTCACTGAACGCATGCGCCGCGCGCGGCAGTTCGAGCAACGGCTGCAGCCGGGCCTCCGCGTAGAACGCGCCCCACGCAGGTTCTTCTGCGTAAGCCATCGGCAGCGGATCACCCGTGGGCCCAAAGTAGCCCGGTCCCGTCCAGCCCTCGGGCGGCGATCCGAATGCTGGAGCGCCGGCGTCGTGCGTTCGTGCCAGACCCGCACCAAACTCAAGGGCGCTCTCACGCGACGGCGCTGTCTCAGTCAGCCGGTCGAGAAGCAGGTGATTTTCACCGGCGTCGAGC
This region of Arthrobacter roseus genomic DNA includes:
- a CDS encoding fructosamine kinase family protein, with translation MRTFRKERFDAPTGFFHCEAAGLQWLGSAGGAPCVEVLDAGENHLLLDRLTETAPSRESALEFGAGLARTHDAGAPAFGSPPEGWTGPGYFGPTGDPLPMAYAEEPAWGAFYAEARLQPLLELPRAAHAFSEQTRRLIEAVNNRLLNGDFDDGDSPARIHGDLWNGNLMWTSGGATLIDSAAHGGHRETDLAFLALFGCPFLDRIVEGYEQVHGLQAGWRDRIPLHQLYPLMVHAILFGGRYAASTGAAARALLKL